One window of Halopseudomonas maritima genomic DNA carries:
- a CDS encoding aminotransferase class V-fold PLP-dependent enzyme, with protein MNEQVRPLAFDAERVRADFPILHQEVNGHPLVYLDNAATTQKPRAVIQALVDYYEQDNSNVHRGAHALADRATQKFEAARVKVAEFINAAEARQVIWTRGTTEGINLVAASWGRTNLKAGDRVLVSAMEHHSNIVPWQLVAAEKGASVEPIPVDAEGTLDLAALEDMLDERVKMVACGHVSNALGTVNPVEQIVQLAHAAGALVLIDGAQAVSHWPVDVQALDCDFYVFSAHKLFGPTGLGALYGKTALLEAMPPYQGGGEMIETVSFAGTTFNQLPYKFEAGTPDIAGVIAFGAAIDYLNQLDRAGAAAHEQALLAYAEERANATSGVRLVGTSANKTSVMSFLLEGAHPNDVGMLLDQQGVAVRTGNHCAQPIMEQYGIPGTVRASLAFYNTRADIDRLFVALEKVRQFL; from the coding sequence ATGAATGAGCAGGTAAGGCCACTGGCCTTTGATGCCGAGCGAGTGCGCGCCGACTTCCCGATTTTGCATCAGGAGGTCAACGGCCACCCGTTGGTGTACCTGGACAACGCTGCTACCACGCAGAAGCCGCGGGCAGTGATTCAGGCGCTGGTGGACTACTACGAGCAGGACAACAGCAATGTTCATCGCGGCGCCCACGCGCTGGCTGATCGGGCGACGCAGAAGTTTGAAGCGGCCCGTGTGAAGGTGGCCGAGTTTATCAATGCCGCTGAGGCGCGTCAGGTCATCTGGACCCGTGGCACTACCGAAGGCATCAATCTGGTGGCCGCCAGCTGGGGCCGAACCAACCTTAAGGCTGGCGATCGGGTGCTGGTGTCGGCCATGGAGCACCATTCCAATATCGTGCCTTGGCAGCTGGTGGCGGCCGAGAAGGGCGCCAGCGTAGAGCCAATCCCGGTCGATGCCGAGGGCACACTGGACCTGGCGGCGCTTGAAGACATGCTGGATGAGCGCGTGAAAATGGTCGCCTGTGGCCATGTCTCCAACGCCCTTGGTACAGTCAATCCGGTCGAGCAGATTGTGCAGCTGGCCCACGCCGCAGGTGCGCTGGTGCTGATTGATGGTGCTCAGGCAGTCAGTCATTGGCCCGTGGATGTGCAGGCGCTGGATTGCGACTTTTACGTATTTTCCGCCCACAAGCTGTTTGGCCCCACCGGGTTGGGCGCGCTATACGGCAAGACGGCGCTGCTCGAGGCGATGCCGCCCTACCAGGGGGGCGGTGAGATGATCGAGACGGTGAGCTTTGCCGGCACGACCTTCAACCAACTGCCTTACAAGTTTGAGGCGGGCACACCCGATATCGCCGGTGTGATTGCCTTTGGCGCGGCCATTGATTACCTGAACCAGCTCGATCGAGCCGGCGCCGCCGCTCACGAGCAGGCGTTGCTGGCCTACGCCGAAGAGCGCGCCAACGCCACGTCAGGCGTGCGCCTGGTCGGCACCTCGGCCAACAAGACCAGCGTCATGAGCTTTTTGCTGGAGGGCGCGCACCCGAACGATGTGGGCATGTTGCTTGATCAGCAGGGTGTTGCGGTGCGCACGGGTAATCACTGTGCGCAACCGATCATGGAGCAATACGGTATTCCAGGTACGGTGCGGGCAAGTCTGGCTTTCTATAACACCCGTGCCGATATTGACCGACTGTTCGTGGCCTTGGAAAAAGTACGGCAGTTTCTTTAG
- the tolR gene encoding protein TolR, with the protein MRATRTKRKPKAEMNVVPYIDVMLVLLVIFMVTAPMMTQGVQIELPKVAAEALEPDNPASIVTVSVEASGGYHWNLGENVETDSYQHSTATLDDLTRELAAVTSTQPDTQVFIRADAAAGYGLVVAAMAALQQAGISQLGLITEAP; encoded by the coding sequence ATGCGAGCGACCAGAACCAAACGCAAGCCAAAGGCTGAAATGAACGTAGTGCCCTATATCGACGTCATGCTGGTACTGCTGGTGATCTTCATGGTCACCGCACCGATGATGACCCAGGGCGTGCAGATTGAGCTGCCCAAAGTGGCCGCCGAAGCGCTTGAGCCAGACAACCCTGCATCCATCGTGACGGTGTCGGTTGAAGCGAGCGGCGGCTACCACTGGAATCTTGGCGAAAACGTTGAGACCGACAGCTATCAGCACAGCACCGCCACGCTGGACGACCTGACCCGTGAGCTTGCCGCTGTCACCAGCACGCAACCTGACACCCAGGTTTTCATCCGTGCCGACGCGGCCGCCGGCTACGGTTTGGTCGTCGCCGCGATGGCTGCACTGCAACAGGCCGGCATCAGCCAACTTGGCCTGATCACGGAAGCGCCATGA
- a CDS encoding PhoX family protein — translation MSWQNPEFHRQLEVVDDRSINPTGNPQLGNIALSRRTLLKGLGAASLATLLPSLLSACSAEKASLKNKLIGFQSVAAQTSSTFDSVVVPAGYRATPFFSWGDAVLPGAPSWRADASNSWEDQLMQAGDNNDGMHYFPFAEQPNDRGLLVVNHEYVNPTLHPDGMQFTAGPDNSRSRPPEQVYKEIAAHGLSIIEIRRAASGQWQRVTDSPFNRRITAATPMAVSGPLAGHPAMRTESDPNGLEILGTLNNCSMGATPWQTYLACEENFHNYFVNRDAADYHARPTHKRYGIGLGGSSRYYAWEAVEPRFNATPDANRLYQGHVNEPNRFGWVVEVNPFDPTHKPRKRTAMGRLGRECATCVIDDNGHMAVYSGDDARGEYVYKFVPQQPYQAGNNSHNRDLLDAGTLYAAQFDTDGRGRWLPLRWGEPGLTPDNGFADQYAVLLNARGAADAVGATPMDRPEWVASHPTTREMYVSLTNNTERGKADPVDAANPREENVHGQILRWREDGADPWATEFEWDLFALAGERQKVDGSIPPHRLGTINGDLFSSPDGMAFDPDGRLWILTDADEEAPYTADIGCNQMLCADPVSREVRRFLVGPRGAEITGITWTPDARAMWVNVQHPGISYPASDGKTRPRSTTVLITREDGGVIGS, via the coding sequence ATGAGTTGGCAAAACCCGGAATTTCACCGTCAGCTGGAAGTCGTCGACGACCGCTCCATCAATCCGACCGGCAACCCGCAGCTGGGCAATATCGCACTCAGCCGGCGTACGCTTCTCAAGGGGCTGGGTGCAGCGTCGCTGGCCACCCTGCTGCCGTCGCTGCTCAGCGCCTGCAGCGCAGAAAAAGCCTCACTCAAAAATAAGCTTATTGGCTTTCAATCAGTTGCAGCACAAACCTCCAGCACATTCGACTCTGTAGTCGTGCCTGCCGGTTACCGGGCAACGCCCTTTTTCAGTTGGGGTGATGCCGTTCTACCGGGTGCGCCAAGCTGGCGCGCCGATGCCAGCAACAGCTGGGAAGATCAGCTGATGCAGGCTGGCGACAACAACGACGGCATGCATTATTTCCCGTTTGCCGAGCAGCCCAATGACCGCGGCCTGTTGGTGGTCAATCACGAATACGTGAACCCGACGCTGCACCCTGACGGCATGCAGTTTACTGCCGGGCCCGACAACAGCCGTAGCCGCCCACCAGAACAGGTGTACAAGGAAATAGCTGCACACGGGTTGAGCATCATCGAAATCCGCCGCGCTGCCAGCGGCCAATGGCAGCGGGTCACTGACTCACCGTTCAACCGCCGCATCACTGCGGCAACCCCAATGGCGGTCAGCGGCCCGCTCGCCGGCCACCCGGCCATGCGCACAGAAAGCGACCCGAACGGATTGGAGATTCTAGGCACCCTCAACAACTGTTCGATGGGCGCGACACCCTGGCAAACCTATCTGGCCTGCGAAGAGAACTTCCACAATTACTTCGTCAACCGCGACGCCGCCGATTACCACGCTCGCCCCACCCACAAACGCTACGGTATCGGCCTTGGCGGCAGCAGCCGATACTACGCCTGGGAGGCTGTGGAGCCGCGCTTCAACGCAACGCCCGACGCCAACCGCCTGTATCAGGGGCACGTCAACGAACCCAATCGCTTTGGCTGGGTCGTCGAAGTAAATCCCTTTGACCCGACGCATAAACCGCGCAAGCGCACGGCCATGGGCCGCCTTGGCCGCGAGTGCGCCACCTGCGTGATCGACGACAACGGTCACATGGCGGTGTATTCCGGCGATGATGCGCGCGGTGAGTACGTATACAAGTTCGTTCCGCAGCAGCCCTACCAAGCCGGCAACAACAGCCACAACCGCGACCTGCTGGATGCAGGCACACTCTATGCCGCCCAGTTTGACACCGACGGCCGGGGCCGCTGGCTACCCCTGCGCTGGGGTGAGCCTGGCCTGACGCCAGATAACGGCTTTGCTGATCAATACGCCGTGTTGCTCAATGCCCGCGGCGCGGCTGATGCTGTTGGCGCGACGCCGATGGATCGCCCCGAGTGGGTGGCATCGCACCCGACCACCCGCGAGATGTACGTCAGCCTGACCAACAACACCGAGCGCGGTAAGGCAGACCCGGTCGATGCTGCCAACCCGCGCGAGGAAAACGTGCACGGTCAGATTCTGCGCTGGCGCGAGGACGGCGCCGACCCGTGGGCCACTGAATTTGAGTGGGATTTGTTTGCCCTGGCCGGTGAACGACAGAAGGTTGATGGCAGCATTCCGCCCCATCGTCTTGGCACTATCAACGGCGACCTGTTCTCATCACCCGATGGCATGGCCTTCGACCCGGACGGGCGACTGTGGATTTTGACCGACGCCGACGAAGAGGCGCCCTACACCGCCGACATTGGCTGCAATCAGATGCTGTGCGCCGACCCGGTCAGCCGTGAAGTACGTCGTTTTCTGGTCGGCCCACGCGGCGCCGAGATCACCGGTATAACCTGGACACCGGACGCACGGGCGATGTGGGTTAACGTCCAGCATCCGGGCATCAGTTACCCGGCCAGCGACGGCAAGACACGCCCGCGCTCGACAACGGTACTAATCACCCGAGAAGACGGTGGCGTTATCGGCAGCTGA
- a CDS encoding DUF411 domain-containing protein, which translates to MKRNLLASALLLCSGLVQAASIDVYRDPNCGCCHAWIEHLEENGFEVTDHVTPHVVALKQQLGITPDLRSCHTAVYKGMFIEGHVPASDMLAIEADSGLRGLAVPGMPIGSPGMEMGDRQDPYEVIAIDADGQRQVFNRH; encoded by the coding sequence ATGAAAAGAAACCTGCTTGCCAGCGCTTTGCTGCTCTGCTCCGGCCTGGTTCAGGCCGCCAGTATCGATGTGTACCGTGACCCGAACTGTGGTTGCTGCCACGCATGGATTGAGCACCTGGAAGAAAATGGCTTTGAGGTGACAGATCATGTCACCCCCCATGTGGTAGCGCTTAAGCAACAACTGGGTATTACGCCAGACCTGCGCTCCTGTCACACGGCAGTTTACAAGGGCATGTTCATCGAAGGGCACGTGCCAGCCAGCGACATGCTGGCGATAGAGGCAGATAGCGGACTGCGCGGCCTCGCGGTACCAGGCATGCCGATTGGCTCGCCCGGCATGGAGATGGGGGACAGACAAGACCCCTATGAGGTCATCGCGATTGATGCCGATGGCCAGCGGCAGGTATTCAACCGTCACTGA
- a CDS encoding SufE family protein produces MSRFGTEITSEDIVDTLSFFDSWEDRYKYIIDLGRELPELDAAQRTEDNLVRGCQSQVWLVSRRDGDRFYFDADSDAFIVKGLLAVVLAAYNGKDAASIREFDIEGYFSDLNLLKHLSVTRGNGLRAMVQRIQTSAAA; encoded by the coding sequence ATGAGTCGATTTGGTACGGAGATAACCAGCGAGGATATCGTTGATACCCTGTCGTTTTTCGACAGCTGGGAAGACCGTTACAAGTACATCATTGATCTTGGGCGCGAGTTGCCCGAGCTTGATGCTGCCCAGCGCACCGAAGATAACCTGGTGCGCGGCTGCCAGAGTCAGGTATGGCTGGTTAGCCGCCGCGACGGCGACCGGTTCTATTTTGATGCAGACAGCGATGCTTTTATCGTCAAAGGACTGCTTGCCGTGGTGCTTGCTGCCTACAATGGAAAAGACGCAGCCAGTATTCGCGAGTTTGATATCGAGGGGTATTTCAGCGATCTGAATTTGCTCAAGCACTTGAGTGTTACCCGTGGCAATGGACTACGCGCCATGGTTCAACGTATTCAGACCAGCGCCGCAGCCTGA
- a CDS encoding energy transducer TonB, translated as MTPVKPILTDSEYRCSEPAEERGAVTLSLLATALLHAGVAVLLWQGWAPVSALPPAETPSLRTQLITLPTPQPEPIAEPPATPPPPEPAPPPPVVEAPPPKPVVDEAAIARRRVAEEQQRQRELQQQRQAQEQARKLAEQQRLAEAAAAEQQRRDALAREQAQAHAAAEAARAAAERQYRPISKPEPDYPRRALAQKLEGDCTVEYDVTASGHVDNPRLVAGACDNPLFARPSLAAAKDFIYQPRLVDGQPVTVAGVRNTFRYRLSQ; from the coding sequence ATGACCCCAGTAAAGCCTATCCTGACCGATTCGGAATACCGCTGCAGCGAGCCCGCCGAAGAGCGCGGCGCGGTTACCCTCTCGCTGCTCGCCACGGCGTTGCTGCATGCGGGAGTTGCCGTCCTGCTGTGGCAGGGTTGGGCGCCGGTCAGCGCGCTGCCCCCAGCGGAAACGCCCAGCCTGCGTACCCAGCTCATTACTCTGCCCACCCCGCAGCCTGAGCCGATAGCCGAGCCGCCTGCCACACCGCCACCGCCTGAGCCCGCTCCGCCGCCACCGGTGGTAGAAGCGCCGCCACCCAAACCGGTGGTAGACGAGGCCGCCATTGCCCGCCGACGGGTCGCTGAGGAGCAGCAACGCCAACGCGAGCTGCAGCAACAGCGCCAAGCCCAGGAGCAAGCGCGAAAGTTGGCCGAGCAGCAGCGACTGGCTGAAGCGGCGGCTGCCGAACAACAGCGCCGCGATGCACTGGCGAGAGAGCAAGCCCAGGCACACGCCGCCGCAGAAGCCGCTCGCGCCGCAGCTGAGAGGCAGTATCGCCCGATCAGCAAGCCCGAGCCTGACTACCCCAGACGCGCCCTGGCGCAGAAGCTTGAGGGCGATTGCACGGTCGAGTACGACGTCACCGCCAGCGGCCACGTCGACAATCCACGATTGGTAGCCGGCGCCTGCGATAACCCGCTGTTTGCTCGTCCCTCGCTGGCGGCAGCCAAGGACTTTATTTATCAACCCCGCCTGGTCGATGGCCAGCCGGTTACCGTAGCCGGAGTGCGTAATACCTTCCGCTACCGCCTGTCACAGTGA
- a CDS encoding HesB/IscA family protein, whose product MSVESFDPSQPVVTVTPAALAHFRHQLGGQQGKAVRLSVKKSGCTGFKYVIDLVEQAGASDLHYQLDEQVELLVDGDSLQMLSGTEIDLVREGINKQIKFVNPNVKDECGCGESFSVD is encoded by the coding sequence ATGAGCGTTGAATCCTTCGATCCCAGTCAACCAGTAGTCACCGTTACCCCTGCCGCGTTGGCGCATTTTCGCCACCAGCTTGGTGGGCAACAGGGTAAGGCTGTGCGCTTAAGCGTCAAGAAAAGCGGCTGCACCGGGTTCAAGTATGTGATCGACCTGGTAGAGCAGGCGGGCGCCAGTGACCTGCACTATCAGCTGGATGAGCAGGTTGAGCTGCTGGTTGATGGCGACAGCCTGCAAATGCTGTCCGGCACCGAGATTGATCTGGTGCGAGAAGGCATCAACAAGCAGATCAAATTCGTGAACCCCAACGTCAAGGACGAGTGCGGCTGCGGCGAAAGCTTCAGCGTTGACTGA
- a CDS encoding GGDEF domain-containing protein gives MRTLWSKLKDDFQLSMITLVGLLAIVGITPYAVYRLGEGSWLVGATDTFLVVSSLLAVLYAWRSGDTIRPGQFLALIYSVGAFLVAAKLGVNGLFWMYVLILFNFFVVPPLQSLVATMSTLIAICAYGWLHPEQVFASRYQMASFVVTCLLCGLFAFVFAFRGRVQRRQLSRLATLDPLTGVGNRRTMDSELDIAIADSRRYDLNFGLLVLDLDHFKQVNDQFGHAAGDQVLVRFVAAVRDVCRPSDRLFRLGGEEFVLLVPKADDASLQTIARHIQQRVREQLRRPDGAPVTVSIGGSLLMGRQNRDNWLKVADENMYEAKRAGRDQTVIRSY, from the coding sequence ATGCGGACACTCTGGTCCAAGCTGAAAGACGATTTTCAGCTGTCCATGATCACGCTGGTTGGTCTTCTGGCTATCGTCGGCATCACGCCCTATGCTGTCTATCGCCTGGGTGAAGGCAGCTGGCTGGTGGGAGCGACGGATACCTTTCTGGTGGTCAGCAGCCTGCTGGCAGTGCTGTACGCCTGGCGTAGTGGCGATACCATTCGGCCTGGCCAGTTTCTGGCACTCATCTACTCGGTTGGCGCATTTCTGGTAGCGGCCAAGCTGGGTGTCAACGGCCTGTTCTGGATGTACGTCCTTATCCTGTTTAACTTCTTTGTGGTGCCGCCGCTGCAAAGCCTGGTTGCAACCATGAGCACGCTGATCGCGATCTGCGCTTATGGCTGGTTGCACCCCGAACAGGTATTTGCAAGCCGCTATCAAATGGCCTCCTTCGTGGTGACCTGTCTGCTTTGCGGCTTATTTGCCTTCGTCTTTGCTTTTCGTGGCCGCGTGCAGCGTCGCCAGCTATCGCGCCTGGCCACTCTTGATCCGCTAACCGGGGTGGGCAATCGTCGCACCATGGATAGCGAGTTGGATATCGCCATCGCCGACAGCAGGCGATACGACCTCAATTTTGGCTTGCTGGTGCTCGACCTTGACCATTTCAAGCAAGTTAACGACCAGTTCGGCCATGCCGCCGGTGATCAAGTGCTGGTACGCTTTGTGGCGGCAGTGCGAGATGTGTGTCGACCCTCCGACCGGCTGTTCCGCTTGGGCGGGGAGGAGTTTGTACTCCTGGTGCCGAAGGCAGACGATGCCAGTTTGCAGACAATAGCCCGGCATATTCAGCAGCGCGTACGCGAGCAGCTGCGTCGCCCGGACGGCGCGCCGGTGACTGTGTCCATTGGCGGCAGCTTGCTTATGGGGCGGCAGAATAGGGACAACTGGTTGAAGGTCGCGGATGAGAACATGTACGAAGCCAAGCGTGCAGGTCGTGATCAGACGGTGATCAGGAGCTACTGA
- a CDS encoding YqaE/Pmp3 family membrane protein: MDLLRILIAILLPPLGVFLQVGFGGAFWLNILLTLLGYIPGIVHAVWIIAKR, encoded by the coding sequence ATGGACCTGCTTCGCATTCTGATCGCCATCTTGCTGCCGCCGCTGGGCGTGTTTCTGCAGGTTGGTTTTGGTGGCGCTTTCTGGCTGAACATCCTGCTGACACTGCTGGGCTACATTCCCGGCATCGTGCACGCGGTGTGGATCATCGCCAAGCGCTAG
- the sufT gene encoding putative Fe-S cluster assembly protein SufT has translation MERRMVVARADCPARRVPDGTPLTIPKDTFVTITQALGGNYTVTYNGQMVRVDGTDAEALGLEPELLSFPEAEDDQIREEQVWEALKTVYDPEIPVDLVNLGLVYAVEVDQSARKVTIEMTLTAPGCGMGPVLVGDVEYRVKLVPNVDEVKVDLVFDPPWQRHMMSEEAQLETGMFF, from the coding sequence ATGGAACGTCGCATGGTGGTAGCGCGGGCCGACTGCCCGGCTCGCCGAGTCCCCGACGGAACCCCCCTGACCATCCCCAAGGATACCTTTGTCACCATCACCCAGGCGCTTGGGGGTAACTACACCGTTACCTACAACGGCCAGATGGTGCGGGTAGACGGTACCGACGCTGAAGCCCTGGGGCTTGAGCCGGAGCTGCTGTCTTTCCCGGAGGCGGAGGACGACCAAATCCGTGAGGAGCAGGTCTGGGAGGCGCTTAAAACCGTTTATGACCCGGAAATTCCGGTTGATCTGGTGAATCTGGGGCTTGTTTATGCGGTCGAGGTTGACCAGTCAGCGCGCAAGGTCACCATAGAAATGACCCTGACAGCCCCCGGGTGCGGTATGGGGCCGGTGCTGGTCGGAGACGTTGAATACCGCGTTAAGCTGGTGCCCAACGTGGATGAGGTCAAGGTCGATCTGGTATTCGATCCGCCATGGCAGCGCCACATGATGAGTGAAGAAGCGCAGCTTGAAACCGGCATGTTTTTTTGA
- the sufD gene encoding Fe-S cluster assembly protein SufD, with translation MSDFQQTALQLAAQQQSPEWLAGLREQGASTWGEANWPTRKTENWKYLSLAPLQQYQQLGWSNAPDSHALDEVEQLQLDATRLVFINGRFSTEHSSSLPAEVVRFGTADAEQRALISQHLGKVVDSERHLFAALSNAWAADGVLVHVPRGVRLEKPLYVVNISTPQRTPVAASQRLLVVLEDNAQAELIEHFASDAHAQNGFVNSLTEVVVGQNAQVQHYRINLEQEDLLHVGGVHVNLQRDARFHGFTLAQGSRLKRIDYQVNMLGEGAHLDLNGIYLPRNRQVIDYHTNVEHCVPHCTSNEVFRGIIGDAAKAVFNGRIHIHPQAQKTLAELSNKNLLTSRTAEINTKPELEIYADDVRCAHGATISQLDETSLYYLQSRGVSHADAITMLSFGFINELLNQVPEQAVQDYLRPRLVSLFGQASEMVGQIGYE, from the coding sequence ATGAGTGATTTTCAACAGACGGCCTTGCAGCTGGCGGCACAGCAGCAGTCACCCGAGTGGCTGGCGGGCCTGCGTGAGCAGGGCGCCAGCACCTGGGGTGAGGCAAACTGGCCGACGCGCAAGACCGAAAACTGGAAGTATCTGTCGCTGGCGCCATTACAGCAGTATCAGCAGCTGGGTTGGAGCAACGCGCCTGATAGCCACGCACTGGATGAGGTTGAACAGCTGCAGCTGGACGCGACCCGTCTGGTGTTCATCAACGGACGCTTCAGCACCGAGCACTCCAGTAGTCTGCCGGCAGAAGTCGTGCGTTTCGGCACCGCCGACGCAGAACAGCGCGCATTGATCAGTCAACATCTGGGTAAGGTGGTCGACAGTGAGCGCCACCTGTTTGCTGCGCTGAGCAACGCCTGGGCCGCTGATGGCGTGCTGGTGCACGTGCCGCGCGGAGTGCGTCTGGAGAAACCGCTGTACGTGGTCAACATCAGTACTCCGCAGCGCACACCGGTAGCCGCCAGCCAGCGCTTGCTGGTGGTGCTGGAAGACAATGCCCAGGCCGAGCTGATTGAGCATTTTGCCTCTGACGCTCACGCCCAGAACGGCTTCGTTAACAGCCTCACCGAAGTGGTTGTAGGCCAGAATGCGCAGGTGCAGCACTACCGTATCAATCTGGAACAGGAAGACCTGCTGCACGTCGGTGGCGTGCACGTAAACCTGCAGCGTGATGCGCGTTTCCATGGTTTTACCCTGGCTCAGGGTAGTCGCCTCAAGCGGATCGACTATCAGGTCAACATGCTGGGTGAGGGCGCCCACCTGGATTTGAACGGCATCTACCTGCCGCGCAATCGCCAGGTGATCGACTATCACACCAACGTTGAGCATTGCGTGCCCCATTGCACCAGCAACGAGGTGTTCCGCGGCATCATTGGTGACGCCGCCAAGGCAGTCTTCAATGGCCGGATTCATATTCATCCGCAGGCGCAGAAGACGCTGGCCGAGCTCAGCAACAAGAACCTGCTGACCTCGCGCACTGCCGAGATCAACACCAAGCCGGAGCTGGAAATCTACGCCGATGACGTGCGGTGCGCCCACGGCGCGACCATCAGTCAGCTGGATGAAACCTCGCTGTACTACCTGCAAAGCCGTGGTGTGTCGCATGCCGATGCCATCACCATGTTGAGCTTCGGCTTTATCAACGAGCTGCTCAACCAGGTGCCGGAGCAGGCGGTGCAGGACTATCTGCGCCCGCGTCTGGTGTCGTTGTTTGGCCAGGCGAGCGAGATGGTGGGGCAGATCGGTTATGAATGA
- a CDS encoding ABC transporter substrate-binding protein, protein MVFVNPGKQDEPFWADAAEGLQHAAASLGVELEILYAERDHLAQLSLVREVVERPATQRPDYLLVVADKQALSGQLALAARAGQRVFAAYNGVQRKERDLLGYPRQRWPHWLGSLVPDAEEAGYISARALILRAQRKWPGGQNNVLEMVAISGDRTTDTSRRRTAGMLRATSEFPRVHLRQTVYGDWQQEHARYQTPILLNRYPDIRLIWTGSDLMAFGASDGLRGSGRAPGEDVLLSTINMTERATRALLNGELQTMVGGHHLSAAWALVLLYDYDQGIDFAETEGLEMEKSMFTLFNQPMAKTYLRYLAAGRPQVDYCSFSKVCNPARTAYDFTIAGWLKAASEAVELGNR, encoded by the coding sequence GTGGTTTTTGTGAACCCGGGCAAGCAGGACGAGCCTTTCTGGGCGGATGCAGCCGAGGGCTTGCAGCATGCCGCCGCCAGTCTCGGGGTGGAGCTGGAGATACTCTACGCTGAGCGTGATCATCTGGCGCAGTTGAGCCTGGTGCGCGAGGTCGTCGAGCGCCCCGCCACGCAGCGGCCCGATTACCTGCTGGTTGTTGCCGACAAACAGGCGCTTAGCGGACAGCTGGCTCTGGCGGCGCGCGCGGGCCAGCGGGTGTTCGCTGCCTACAATGGTGTTCAGCGCAAGGAACGCGATCTGTTGGGTTACCCTCGCCAGCGGTGGCCGCACTGGTTGGGTAGCCTGGTGCCGGATGCTGAGGAGGCCGGGTACATCAGTGCACGGGCGCTAATCTTGCGTGCTCAGCGCAAGTGGCCGGGCGGGCAAAACAATGTGCTCGAGATGGTCGCAATCTCGGGCGACCGCACGACGGATACCTCGCGTCGTCGTACCGCCGGGATGCTGCGGGCGACCAGCGAGTTTCCGCGGGTGCATTTGCGTCAGACGGTGTATGGCGACTGGCAGCAAGAGCATGCCCGCTACCAGACGCCGATTCTACTCAACCGTTACCCCGATATTCGCTTGATCTGGACGGGCAGCGACCTGATGGCGTTTGGAGCCAGTGATGGTTTGCGCGGCAGTGGTCGGGCGCCGGGCGAGGATGTACTGCTGTCGACCATTAATATGACAGAGCGCGCGACGCGGGCGCTGTTGAATGGGGAGCTGCAAACGATGGTGGGTGGCCACCACCTGTCGGCTGCGTGGGCCTTGGTGCTGCTCTACGACTATGACCAGGGTATTGATTTTGCCGAGACCGAAGGGCTGGAGATGGAAAAGAGCATGTTTACGCTCTTTAACCAGCCAATGGCAAAAACCTATCTGCGCTATCTCGCGGCGGGCCGTCCCCAGGTGGACTATTGCTCCTTCAGTAAGGTGTGTAACCCCGCTCGCACAGCTTATGACTTCACGATTGCTGGCTGGCTCAAGGCCGCCAGTGAGGCGGTTGAGCTAGGCAATCGTTGA
- a CDS encoding YkvA family protein, producing the protein MKPTFTDREFWQKLANHARLAGREVVEKALCLYYAARRPETPSWAKAVIFSVLAYFIAPLDAVPDFTPLVGFTDDLGVFASALALVAMYIDRDVQRQARERTESWFGPHIEEVFE; encoded by the coding sequence ATGAAACCGACGTTTACTGATCGAGAGTTCTGGCAAAAACTGGCCAACCATGCCCGGCTTGCCGGTCGCGAAGTGGTAGAGAAAGCGCTCTGCCTCTATTACGCGGCCCGACGCCCGGAAACCCCCAGTTGGGCCAAAGCCGTTATCTTCAGCGTGCTGGCCTATTTTATCGCGCCGCTGGATGCGGTACCGGACTTTACGCCGTTGGTCGGGTTCACCGATGACCTTGGCGTGTTCGCATCGGCCTTGGCGCTGGTTGCGATGTACATAGACCGCGATGTGCAGCGCCAGGCCCGTGAGCGGACTGAAAGCTGGTTCGGCCCGCATATCGAAGAAGTTTTTGAGTGA